In the Aneurinibacillus soli genome, one interval contains:
- the spoVT gene encoding stage V sporulation protein T codes for MKATGIVRRIDDLGRVVIPKEIRRTLRIREGDPLEIFVDRDGEVILKKYSPIGELGDFAKEYADSLFESTNHITLISDRDTIIAVSGASKKEYMDKPVGEIIESCMEDRKVTLQTNAGEYEIIRDNEDPYTSYVIAPIIAGGDPIGAVILLTKEEQVKMADLEVKLAETAAGFLAKQMEQ; via the coding sequence AACTGGAATTGTTCGCCGTATCGACGATCTGGGGCGTGTTGTTATTCCGAAAGAAATTCGCCGTACGCTTCGTATTCGGGAAGGCGATCCGCTCGAAATTTTCGTTGATCGCGACGGGGAAGTTATTCTGAAGAAATATTCGCCAATTGGCGAACTCGGAGATTTTGCGAAAGAATATGCCGATTCTCTGTTTGAAAGCACGAACCATATTACGCTGATTAGCGACCGTGATACAATCATTGCTGTATCCGGGGCTTCGAAGAAAGAGTATATGGATAAGCCAGTCGGTGAAATTATCGAATCGTGCATGGAAGACCGCAAAGTAACCCTGCAAACGAATGCAGGAGAGTACGAAATTATCCGTGACAATGAAGACCCGTATACGTCGTATGTCATTGCCCCGATTATTGCAGGGGGCGACCCAATCGGTGCTGTCATTCTCCTGACGAAAGAAGAGCAGGTAAAAATGGCGGATCTGGAAGTGAAGCTTGCAGAGACTGCCGCAGGCTTTCTGGCCAAACAGATGGAGCAATAA